A region of the Cytobacillus sp. IB215665 genome:
AGCGGATTACAACGGAGAATGAATTAAAAACGGCATTTCATATTAGAACAACAGTGTTTGTAGAGGAACAAGGGGTACCGTTAGAAGATGAATTTGATGAATACGATCAATTAAACGGAAAATGTGATCATGTTCTTGTTTTTATCAACGATGAAGCTGTAGGGTCTGGTAGAATTCGTTTTGTTGATGGACAAGGGAAACTTGAAAGAATATGTGTCTTAGCTCCATACCGTAAATTTGGTGTTGGAAAAGTCATTATTCAAGCACTTGAAGAAATAGCCGAGGATAAACAAATAACAAGAGTGAAGTTACACGGTCAAACGCAAGCAGAAGGCTTTTACAAAAAGTTGGGTTATGATATTTTGTCTGATGTTTTTATGGAAGACGGCATTCCGCATGTATTAATGGGGAAAGGTTTGAATGTTGGTAGTTCCGAACAATAACGCCACAATGAGTGTTGTTTGTTCTTTTTTTCGTAGATTGGGGTATAATCATGTGCTATAATAGAAATTAATTTTCGGAAAAAAACATATGGGCAGAAGCCATCGGAGGGGATTTACATGAAAAACTTATCGCAGCAAGATCAAACCGTTTTTAAAGCAATGAATGAAGAATTGACTAGACAGCGCACAAAAATTGAATTAATTGCATCTGAGAATTTTGTAAGTGAAGCAGTAATGGAAGCACAAGGATCTGTACTAACAAATAAGTATGCAGAAGGTTATCCTGGTCGACGTTATTACGGAGGCTGTGAACATGTTGATGTTGTTGAGGATATTGCGCGTGACCGCGCTAAACAAATCTTTGGTGCTGAGTATGCAAATGTGCAACCACACTCAGGTGCACAAGCGAATATGGCTGTGTATTTTACGGTCCTTGAACAAGGCGATACAGTGCTAGGAATGAATTTATCCCACGGTGGTCATTTAACTCATGGTAGCCCCGTCAATTTTAGTGGAGTCCAATATAATTTCGTTGAATATGGTGTAGATCAAGATACTCATCGTATTAATTATGAGGATGTTTTAGAGAAAGCTAAACTGCACAAACCTAAATTAATTGTTGCCGGAGCAAGTGCATACCCACGAGAAATAGACTTTAAGCGTTTCAGAGAAATTGCTGATGAAGTAGGGGCTTATTTAATGGTTGATATGGCTCATATTGCAGGCTTGGTAGCTGCAGGCTTACATCAAAATCCAGTTCCTTTTGCAGATTTTGTTACAACGACAACTCATAAAACATTACGTGGACCACGTGGTGGTATGATTTTATGTAAGGAAGAGTACGGTAAAAAGATTGATAAATCAATTTTCCCGGGTATACAAGGTGGCCCGCTTATGCATGTCATTGCTGCAAAAGCAGTTTCATTTGGTGAAGCACTTGAAGACAGCTTTAAACAGTATGCAGGAAATGTAATAGCTAACGCTAAGCAACTTGCTGAGAGCTTAAAAGAAGAAGGCATTACACTCGTTTCAGATGGTACTGATAATCACCTTGTTTTACTAGATGTTCGTTCGTTGAATATTACAGGTAAATTGGCTGAAAAAATACTTGATGATGTAGGTATAACAGTGAACAAGAATACAATACCATTTGATCCTGAGAGTCCGTTTGTTACTAGCGGAATTCGTATAGGTACAGCTGCTGTAACAAGCCGTGGCTTTGATATAGAGGCTATGAAAGAAACGGCTGCAATCATTGCATTTACGCTCAATAACCATGATAACGAAGAAAAGCTAGAAGAAGCGAAAGAACGTGTAGCAACTTTAATTAAGAAATTCCCATTATATGAAGAGAAATAATATGACATAAGCTAGACTGCATTTTGCGAGTCTAGCTTTTTGTTCGTAATAAAGTGTTAAATTTAGGTAATTAATCGATTGAAATCGAGACTGCAATCTATAAAGAATACTATCCTCATTTGAAGAGTGTTATTTATAATGCATTTCTCATCGATATGTTTTTTTGTAGAGCATTTTATTATAAGAATTAATATGATGACCCTTTAAATGAGATGGGATTGAGTAGCTGGCGCTTTTCTTAAGTGAAACTTGAACTGTTGGAGGTTTTTCTGTAAAATCAATTGAAGTGAAAACGAAAAGGAGAGATATTAAGATGGCAAAAGTATATGTGTTTGATCACCCCCTCATTCAACATAAACTTACATATATTCGAGATAAACATACAGGTACGAAAGAATTCCGTGAATTAGTTGATGAAGTAGCGACACTCATGGCATTTGAAATTACGCGTGATCTTCCACTTGAAGATGCGGTTATTGAAACACCTGTTAATAAAACAAATTCAAAAATATTAACAGGGAAAAAATTAGGTATTATTCCTATTTTAAGAGCTGGCTTAGGAATGGTAGATGGCATCCTAAAGTTAATTCCTGCTGCAAAAGTTGGACATATTGGACTGTATCGTGACCCAGAAACATTGAAGCCAGTTGAATATTATGTGAAGCTTCCTTCTGATGTTGCTGAACGTGACTTTATTGTAGTGGATCCGATGTTAGCAACTGGAGGTTCAGCAGTTGAAGCAATTCATTCATTAAAAAAACGTGGTGCCAAAAACATTAAATTAATGTGTTTAATCGCTGCTCCTGAAGGCGTTGAGGTAGTTAAAACTGAACATCCTGATGTTGACATATATCTTGCTGCTTTAGATGAAAAACTTAATGACCATGGCTATATTGTTCCAGGCTTAGGTGACGCTGGTGATCGATTGTTCGGAACGAAATAAGTTCATATTTTTTGAAAATCAAGTAGAGCAGACTTTACTTGATTTTCTAGGTTTGTTAAGGGTCTGATTCCTCTCAATCTATTGTATTTACGCTTGAGGGTTAATGAATTTGACCTTTTTCGTTTAATCTTTACGTAGTCAAATGGAATAACTAAGATAACAATGTTAGTGGAGGCGTCTTGTGATGACTAAACGGATAAGAGTGATGACGATTTTTGGAACTCGTCCTGAAGCAATTAAAATGGCACCGCTAGTACTAGAATTACAAAAACAATCTGAGCATTTCGAATCGATTGTAACTGTAACCGCTCAGCACCGAGAAATGCTTGATCAAGTTTTACATATTTTTGGAATTACGCCTGATTATGATTTGAATATTATGAAGGAACGTCAAACATTAACTGATATTACAACGAGAGGACTTCAAGGCTTAGAAGATGTAATGAAAAAAGTACAACCAGATATCGTACTTGTACACGGTGACACTACAACAACTTTTGTGGCGAGTCTTGCTGCGTATTATAACAAAATTGTTGTCGGTCACGTAGAGGCTGGACTTCGTACTTGGAACAAGTTTTCACCGTTTCCAGAGGAAATGAACAGGCAATTAACGGGAGTATTAGCTGATTTACACTTTGCTCCAACTTCTAAAGCACAAACGAACCTTTTAAATGAAAATAAAGAGGAACAAGGAATATTTATTACAGGGAATACTGCGATTGATGCGTTAACAACGACAGTGAAGGATCAGTATACACACCGTATTTTAGATCAACTTGGTCATGATCGACTAATTTTATTAACAGCACACCGTCGTGAAAATGTTGGCGAACCGATGCTGAATATATTCCGTGCGGTGAAAAGTCTTGTTGAAGAACACAGTGATGTTCAAGTTGTGTATCCTGTTCACTTAAATCCAGCTGTAAGAGAGCTGGCAAATGACGTATTAGGAAATGATTCACGCATTCACTTAATTGAACCATTAGATGTGATTGATTTTCATAATTTTGCTTCAAGAGCTCACCTCATCTTGACAGATTCAGGTGGCGTTCAAGAAGAAGCACCTTCCTTAGGAGTCCCTGTCCTTGTCCTTCGTGACACAACCGAACGCCCTGAAGGCATTGATGCAGGTACATTAAAATTAGCAGGAACTGATGAAGATACGATCCATCAGTTAGCAACTGAACTTCTCACAAATAAGGAAGAATATGAGAAAATGGCACAAGCGAGTAATCCATATGGTGATGGTGAAGCATCTAAGCGTATAGCGGAAGCCATAAAGTATTATTTTAAACAATTAGCTAATAGACCAGCAGATTATTTAATATAGTTATTTTTTTAACACGCTCTTTTCGCAAACTTTGTTGCTATTGTTATTCAATTAGCACCAAAAAAGTAGTTTTATATGGTAGTCATTGTCGTCCAGGAGAAAAGATGCGACGAACTCTAGTTGTGTACGTGTTTGGCTCTTAGGACGAAAGTGAAAACAGCAATTAAAAAAGACTGATGATTGTCAGTCTTTTTTAGTTTGGACAATAAAAGTGGTTGCTTGGACATTAACAGGTACAGCTTCGACAGTAAACTAGTTGATTTGGACAGTAAACCCAGAAGTTTGGACAGTAAACCCAGAAGTTTGGACAGTAAACCCATTGATTTGGACAGTAAACCTAGTAGTTTGGACAGTAAACCCGTTGATTTGGACAGTAAACCCAGAAGTTTGGACAGTAAACCTAGAAGTTTCGACAGTAAAGTATAATTTTTGGACAATAACACCGCATTTTACTCGAAATTAACATGTTTTCTCACATAAAATCATTCCATTCGTATAAAACTATAGCCTGAGGTGATGCTATGCGATTATTCAGGCAAATGAACCTAGTAGTTCTTCTTATCTTACTTCTATCATTGAATCCTTATCATCATGATGAGTTTAAAGCAGCAAATCAAGTTATAACTTACCCTGATAGACCTCCTATACCAAAATTTGTTCCGAATAAACAAGAGAAGGCTATTATTGTCGTTGAGGAAGAGCATTTTGAAAGTGCGAAAAAGCAATTATCCAACTCACTTTCTTCAATACGTGTTTATCAAATATATGAAATAGCCTTTAAAGGGTTTGCCGTAGAAGGTAAGTCACAAGATATACATAAACTAATACAGAAATCATGGGTGAAGCACTCTTCTTCAGTTTCCACATATCGTGTAACGCTTGAAAAGAGTGTTCCTTTTATCGGTGGTCACGAAGTAAGGGGGCTGTTTGATCCTGAGAATGTAAGACTAACTGGAAAGGGTATGAGAGTCGGTGTCATTGATACAGGGGTAGATTATACACATCCAGATTTACAAAAAAACTACGGAGGTGGATTTGATGTTATTGACGATGATAATGACCCAATGGAGACGATTGCTGCCCAAGGGTTACCTACACTGCATGGTACTCACGTAGCTGGAATTATTGCAGCGAATGGAAAGGTGAAAGGGGTCGCACCAGAAGCAGAAATTATCGCATATCGTGCATTAGGTCCAGGAGGAGTTGGCACGAGTGATCAGGTCATTGCAGCTATTGAAAAAGCGATTGAAGATCAAGTAGATATTATTAATCTATCTCTTGGAACTACAGTGAATGGGCCGGATTGGCCTACTAGTTTAGCGCTTGATAAAGCTGTTGAACAGGGAATCATTGCTGTCACGTCAAGTGGTAATTCTGGTCCTAGCATATGGACGGTCGGCTCACCTGGTACGTCTGCAAAATCTATTTCTGTGGGTGCTTCTACTCCTCCAATGCATAATCCTTTTATTAAGGTCCCTTTTCATGATGAAGAGATCGAGTTATCTTCCATGCAAGGTTCAAATGCTTGGGACATAAACAAACCGACTTCATTTGTTCTTGGGGGTCTTGGTACAAAAGAAGAACTAGTTGGTGTAAAGGGGAAAATTGTCCTTATTGAGCGCGGAAAGATTACCTTTACAGAAAAAGCATTAAATGCTCAAGAAGAAGGTGCGGTTGGAGTAATTATTTATAATCATAAAGAAGGAGATTTCCTAGGAACTCTTGAGGAGCAGCCAACAATTCCTGTAGTATCAATGTCACAGCAGGATGGCATATGGCTAAAGGCACGGCATGAAGAAGGTAAGAGGCTATTGTATACATCTCAACGACCTAGTAAGGACGTGTTAGCTGACTTTAGTTCAAGAGGACCTGTAACGTATACTTGGGGTATTAAGCCTGATATTGTCGCTCCAGGCGTGGCGATTGATAGTACCGTCCCGAATGGCTATTTACAATTACAAGGCACGAGTATGGCGGCTCCCCATGTGGCAGGGGCATGCGCGTTAATAAAGCAAGCTCATCCTGATTGGACGCCACAGCAAGTAAAGGCAGCTTTAATGAATACAGCTAAAACTCTAACGAAGGATGATGGTAGTTTATATGAGCCGTATGAACAAGGTGCTGGAAGAATTCAACTTGCCGAAGCCATTAGAGCAAGTACTTTAATATATCCTAGTTCAGTTGCCTTCGGGCAATTTCAAACAGAGGATGTTCGACAAACGAAAAAAGTGACACTCACCATTGAAAATCAATCTACAAAGCGTGCTTCTTATTCATTCGAATATCCAAAGCATCAGGCGGGGTTACAATGGGGTTTGCCTATGTCCTTTACTTTACAGCCTAAACAGAAGAAGCGAATTGATGTTAAATTTGATATTACTCCAAATATGTTTGAGGGTGGTTTATATACAGGAACATTTGTCATAAGAGAAAATAACAAACGTATCACATTACCCTATCTCTTTGTAGTAGATGAACCGGATTATCCAAGGGTGATGGGCTTTGAATTTACAATTGGAGATGAACCAGCTACATATCAATATGAGCTATATTTGCCTGGTGGAGCTGAAGAATTAGCTATAGCTTTATATGATCCTGATACATTTCACTTTATTACATATTTAGACTGGCAAGAGGATGTAGAGCGAGGTTTGTTTGAAAAAACATTATCGTTTGATGAAGTTCCAGCTGAAGGTGTTTATAAAGCAATTGTCTTTGCCAAAAAAGAGGGGAGAGAGGATTCGTTTGAAACAATGGTAATAATAGAAGACATCGCTAACAACGAAAAATAGTGTAATCTAATAATATAACATTTTGTCGGCTTATGTAATGTGAACATTTCACAACAAACAGATTGACATTGACTATGTGCTATTGTATGCTTACAAAGGATGTAAAAAATAAGGCTTACAAGCGGGTAAAAACAAGACTTTTCAGACATTTTTCAATGGTGTTTTGAAAAGTATTATTGTGAGGTTTATGTCGGAATGCGTCAAAACCAACGACACCCTTTACGAGCGATGGCACTAATGTCGACCATTCTCTCGCAACTAGTAGGTTCAGTTTTATTTGGCATTTTTTCTGGAAGATGGATCGATAGTAAATTGGAAACGGCACCATTGTTTTTAATTATTGGTCTTCTTATTGGACTAGCAGCTGGTGTATTTGCTATGGTGCGCCTGATCAACCACTATTTTTCGGGAGATTCCTAATTATGCAAGATTTGCAGCAAATGTCTATACGTTATAGAAAATACATATTATTTCTGCTTTCAATCTACGTGTTAGGTTGGGGGTTCACACCATATCAATCGGTTTTTTTAGGGCTGATACTTGGTACAGTAATAAGTTTGTATAATTTATGGATCATGGTTCGTAGGTCAAACCGGTTTACTAAAGCGGTGAAAGAAGGTACTAAAGTTCGTTCGCTAGGAACATTTAATCGGATGGCTTCAGCTGCACTTGTCGTGTATATTGCATTACAATATCCAGACAAGATTCATTTATACTCAGCAATATTGGGATTAATGACGATCTATATCGTCATTATAATAGATTATTTTTTTCAACTCATTCATCGCGGGGAAGAGAGGTGAATAATAAATGAATCATGGAGCTCCAATTGCAGAATTTTTTGGCCTTTATTTTAATTTAAGTAACGTATTAATGATGCTAGTTACTGCTACAATTGTATTTATTATCGCAGTCATCTGCACTCGTTCACTATCTATGAAACCAACAGGTAAGCAGAACTTCATCGAGTGGGTAGTAGACTTTATTAAAGGAATTATAAATAGCTCGATGGATTGGCAAACAGGTGGAAGATTTTTAACGTTAGGATTAACGTTATTCCTATACATCATTGTTGCCAATATGTTAGGTCTACCATTTGCGGTTCAAGTAAATGGTGAGCTATGGTGGAAATCACCGACTGCTGATCCAGTCGTTACGCTAACATTAGCGATAATGGTTGTTGGATTGTCACATTATTATGGTGTGAAAATGAAAGGTGTAAAAGAATATGGAAGAGACTTCATCAAACCATTTCCTTTTATGTTGCCATTTAAGATTATCGAAGAGTTTGCTAACACATTAACACTGGGTCTTCGTCTTTATGGGAATATATTCGCAGGTGAAATCCTTCTAGGGTTACTAGCTGGTTTGGCTACAAGTGGGTACCTTGAAAGTATCGGTTCTGGAATTATTGGAACTATAGCTTCAATTCCGCTTATGTTAGCTTGGCAAGGTTTCAGTATATTCGTTGGTGCAATTCAAGCGTTTATCTTTACAATGTTAACAATGGTTTATTTGGCACACAAAGTGAGCCATGACCATTAAATAAATCTACTCGTTCAAAATTAATTTTTGGACACATCTTTTTAAATCATACTATTACTTTCACAAATTAAAGGAGGACTTTTTATTATGACAGGTTCTGTTGGTTTATTAGCAGCAGCAATTGCAATTGGTTTAGGAGCACTAGGTGCTGGTATTGGTAACGGTCTTATTGTATCTCGTACAGTTGAAGGAATGGCTCGTCAGCCTGAAGCACGTGGTATGTTACAAACAACAATGTTCATTGGGGTTGCACTAGTTGAGGCACTTCCTATCATCGCTGTTGTTATCGCATTTATGGTAATGGGTTCATAATAGTAGATCTTTGATTAGTGGGGTAATGGCGAAGAACATGTTCAAAGAACCTTCGCCATTCCTTTTGTTTAAATAATATAATTATAATTTTCTTACACATACAATCGTTCAAAGACATTAGGTTTTTGGGCGTCTTCATGAAATCTCTTGAAGGGAGTGAACGAAGATATGTTCAAATTGGACATGTTGGTATTAGGAGCAGGAGCTGGTGCAGAAGGCGGTGAGACGCCACTTTTTAATGGTGGAGATATTCTCGCACAATTAGTTATCTTCCTTATCCTATTATTGCTATTGAAGAAGTTTGCATGGGGTCCACTAATGGGCATTATGAAACAACGTGAAGACCATATCGCAAACGAAATTACGACTGCTGAACAAAGTAGCAAAGAAGCGCAGAAGCTTCTTGAAGAGCAACGTCAGTTATTAAAAGATGCACGTAAAGAAGCACAAGAACTTATTGAAGGTGCGAAGAAAATTGGTGAGGAGCAGAAAAACGATATCGTTAATGCTGCCCGCATCGAAGCTGAACGTGTAAAAGAGTCTGCAACTCAAGCAATTGAGCAAGAAAAAGAACAAGCTATTGCTGCATTACGTGAACAAGTAGCATCGTTATCAGTTCTTATTGCATCGAAAGTAATTGAAAAAGAACTAAATGAACAAGATCAAGAAAAACTTATAAATGATTACATTCAAGAAGTAGGAGAAGGGCGATGAGCAAAGAAATCGTAGCAAAACGATATGCGCTGGCTCTTTTCCAATTAGCAAAGGAACAGAATATCCTTGATGAGATTGGTGAGGAACTTCGCGTCGTAAAACAAGTGTTTACAGACAATGAGCAGTTTCTTTCTGTTCTGCATCACCCTAAGGTATCTGTTGCTAAGAAGAAGGCATCGCTACAAGAGGCTTTCAAATCTGCTTCTTCAGTCGTGGTGAACACGCTTTCTCTATTAGTAGAACGCCATCGCTTAAACATCGTTGTTGATGTAGTGAATGAGTTTTTATCACTGTCAAATGATGAGCGCGGTGTTGCAGATGCAAAGGTATTTACTGTTAAGCCTTTATCGGATGTAGAAAAAAATACGTTATCAAATGTATTTGCGACAAAGGTTGGAAAGCAGTCTCTTAATATTGAAAATATAGTTGATCATACACTGATCGGTGGCATTAAAATCCGTATCGGTAATCGTATATATGACGGGAGCGTTAGCAGCAAGCTAGAGCGTATTGAACGTCAGCTCGTAGGAAATAGATCGTAGATAGGGGTGAAATTCATGAGCATCAAAGCTGAAGAAATTAGTTCACTGTTGAAAAAACAAATTGAAGATTATCAGTCAGAAGTTGAAGTTAATGATGTTGGTACAGTTATCCAAGTAGGTGATGGTATCGCACGTGTGCATGGCCTCGATAATGCCATGGCTGGGGAGCTTGTTGAATTTTCTAATGGTGTCATGGGAATGGCACAAAATCTAGAAGAAAATAACGTAGGTATCGTTATTTTAGGACCTTTCAGAGATATCCGTGAAGGAGACGAGGTTCGTCGTACAGGACGTATTATGGAAGTTCCTGTTGGAGAAGAATTAATCGGTCGTGTCGTGAATCCACTTGGTCAACCTGTCGATGGTTTAGGACCAATTGAATCAAACAAAACTCGTCCTATTGAAAGCCCAGCTCCAGGAGTAATGGATCGTAAATCCGTTCATGAACCTTTACAAACAGGAATAAAAGCAATCGACTCACTTATTCCAATTGGTCGTGGTCAACGTGAATTGATCATCGGAGACCGTCAAACAGGTAAAACAGCGGTTGCCATTGATACAATTCTTAACCAGCAAGACCAAGATATGATTTGTATTTATGTAGCCATCGGGCAAAAAGAATCTACTGTTCGTGGTGTTGTTGAAACATTAAGAAAGCACGGTGCATTAGATTACACAATCGTTGTGACTGCATCTGCATCTCAACCTGCACCTTTATTATTCCTAGCGCCATATGCAGGAGTAACGATGGGTGAGGAGTTTATGTATAACGGTAAGCACGTGCTCGTTATTTATGATGATTTAACGAAGCAAGCCTCTGCATATCGTGAGCTTTCACTATTACTTCGCCGTCCTCCAGGTCGTGAAGCTTATCCTGGTGACGTATTCTATTTACACTCTCGTTTATTAGAGCGTGCTGCGAAATTAAGTGATGCAAAAGGTGGCGGCTCAATTACAGCCCTTCCGTTCATTGAGACGCAAGCAGGTGACGTGTCAGCATACATCCCTACAAACGTAATTTCGATTACAGATGGGCAAATATTCTTGCAATCTGATCTATTCTTCTCTGGTGTACGACCTGCCGTGAATGCTGGTTTATCAGTTTCTCGTGTTGGTGGATCTGCACAGGTGAAAGCGATGAGGAAAGTATCAGGTACATTACGCTTAGACTTAGCGTCTTACCGTGAGCTCGAAGCCTTCGCTCAATTCGGATCTGATCTTGATCAGGCAACACAAGCGAAGCTTAATCGTGGTGCACGTACTGTTGAAGTATTAAAACAAGGTTTGCATAAACCTCTAAAAGTAGAAAAACAAGTAGCTATTCTATATGCATTAACTCGTGGATTCTTAGATAATATTCCAGTAGCAGATATTTCACGTTTT
Encoded here:
- a CDS encoding GNAT family N-acetyltransferase, giving the protein MKTKRITTENELKTAFHIRTTVFVEEQGVPLEDEFDEYDQLNGKCDHVLVFINDEAVGSGRIRFVDGQGKLERICVLAPYRKFGVGKVIIQALEEIAEDKQITRVKLHGQTQAEGFYKKLGYDILSDVFMEDGIPHVLMGKGLNVGSSEQ
- the glyA gene encoding serine hydroxymethyltransferase, encoding MKNLSQQDQTVFKAMNEELTRQRTKIELIASENFVSEAVMEAQGSVLTNKYAEGYPGRRYYGGCEHVDVVEDIARDRAKQIFGAEYANVQPHSGAQANMAVYFTVLEQGDTVLGMNLSHGGHLTHGSPVNFSGVQYNFVEYGVDQDTHRINYEDVLEKAKLHKPKLIVAGASAYPREIDFKRFREIADEVGAYLMVDMAHIAGLVAAGLHQNPVPFADFVTTTTHKTLRGPRGGMILCKEEYGKKIDKSIFPGIQGGPLMHVIAAKAVSFGEALEDSFKQYAGNVIANAKQLAESLKEEGITLVSDGTDNHLVLLDVRSLNITGKLAEKILDDVGITVNKNTIPFDPESPFVTSGIRIGTAAVTSRGFDIEAMKETAAIIAFTLNNHDNEEKLEEAKERVATLIKKFPLYEEK
- the upp gene encoding uracil phosphoribosyltransferase codes for the protein MAKVYVFDHPLIQHKLTYIRDKHTGTKEFRELVDEVATLMAFEITRDLPLEDAVIETPVNKTNSKILTGKKLGIIPILRAGLGMVDGILKLIPAAKVGHIGLYRDPETLKPVEYYVKLPSDVAERDFIVVDPMLATGGSAVEAIHSLKKRGAKNIKLMCLIAAPEGVEVVKTEHPDVDIYLAALDEKLNDHGYIVPGLGDAGDRLFGTK
- the wecB gene encoding non-hydrolyzing UDP-N-acetylglucosamine 2-epimerase yields the protein MTKRIRVMTIFGTRPEAIKMAPLVLELQKQSEHFESIVTVTAQHREMLDQVLHIFGITPDYDLNIMKERQTLTDITTRGLQGLEDVMKKVQPDIVLVHGDTTTTFVASLAAYYNKIVVGHVEAGLRTWNKFSPFPEEMNRQLTGVLADLHFAPTSKAQTNLLNENKEEQGIFITGNTAIDALTTTVKDQYTHRILDQLGHDRLILLTAHRRENVGEPMLNIFRAVKSLVEEHSDVQVVYPVHLNPAVRELANDVLGNDSRIHLIEPLDVIDFHNFASRAHLILTDSGGVQEEAPSLGVPVLVLRDTTERPEGIDAGTLKLAGTDEDTIHQLATELLTNKEEYEKMAQASNPYGDGEASKRIAEAIKYYFKQLANRPADYLI
- a CDS encoding S8 family serine peptidase, which gives rise to MRLFRQMNLVVLLILLLSLNPYHHDEFKAANQVITYPDRPPIPKFVPNKQEKAIIVVEEEHFESAKKQLSNSLSSIRVYQIYEIAFKGFAVEGKSQDIHKLIQKSWVKHSSSVSTYRVTLEKSVPFIGGHEVRGLFDPENVRLTGKGMRVGVIDTGVDYTHPDLQKNYGGGFDVIDDDNDPMETIAAQGLPTLHGTHVAGIIAANGKVKGVAPEAEIIAYRALGPGGVGTSDQVIAAIEKAIEDQVDIINLSLGTTVNGPDWPTSLALDKAVEQGIIAVTSSGNSGPSIWTVGSPGTSAKSISVGASTPPMHNPFIKVPFHDEEIELSSMQGSNAWDINKPTSFVLGGLGTKEELVGVKGKIVLIERGKITFTEKALNAQEEGAVGVIIYNHKEGDFLGTLEEQPTIPVVSMSQQDGIWLKARHEEGKRLLYTSQRPSKDVLADFSSRGPVTYTWGIKPDIVAPGVAIDSTVPNGYLQLQGTSMAAPHVAGACALIKQAHPDWTPQQVKAALMNTAKTLTKDDGSLYEPYEQGAGRIQLAEAIRASTLIYPSSVAFGQFQTEDVRQTKKVTLTIENQSTKRASYSFEYPKHQAGLQWGLPMSFTLQPKQKKRIDVKFDITPNMFEGGLYTGTFVIRENNKRITLPYLFVVDEPDYPRVMGFEFTIGDEPATYQYELYLPGGAEELAIALYDPDTFHFITYLDWQEDVERGLFEKTLSFDEVPAEGVYKAIVFAKKEGREDSFETMVIIEDIANNEK
- a CDS encoding AtpZ/AtpI family protein, giving the protein MRQNQRHPLRAMALMSTILSQLVGSVLFGIFSGRWIDSKLETAPLFLIIGLLIGLAAGVFAMVRLINHYFSGDS
- a CDS encoding ATP synthase subunit I; this translates as MQDLQQMSIRYRKYILFLLSIYVLGWGFTPYQSVFLGLILGTVISLYNLWIMVRRSNRFTKAVKEGTKVRSLGTFNRMASAALVVYIALQYPDKIHLYSAILGLMTIYIVIIIDYFFQLIHRGEER
- the atpB gene encoding F0F1 ATP synthase subunit A, whose product is MNHGAPIAEFFGLYFNLSNVLMMLVTATIVFIIAVICTRSLSMKPTGKQNFIEWVVDFIKGIINSSMDWQTGGRFLTLGLTLFLYIIVANMLGLPFAVQVNGELWWKSPTADPVVTLTLAIMVVGLSHYYGVKMKGVKEYGRDFIKPFPFMLPFKIIEEFANTLTLGLRLYGNIFAGEILLGLLAGLATSGYLESIGSGIIGTIASIPLMLAWQGFSIFVGAIQAFIFTMLTMVYLAHKVSHDH
- the atpE gene encoding F0F1 ATP synthase subunit C, which gives rise to MTGSVGLLAAAIAIGLGALGAGIGNGLIVSRTVEGMARQPEARGMLQTTMFIGVALVEALPIIAVVIAFMVMGS
- the atpF gene encoding F0F1 ATP synthase subunit B; protein product: MFKLDMLVLGAGAGAEGGETPLFNGGDILAQLVIFLILLLLLKKFAWGPLMGIMKQREDHIANEITTAEQSSKEAQKLLEEQRQLLKDARKEAQELIEGAKKIGEEQKNDIVNAARIEAERVKESATQAIEQEKEQAIAALREQVASLSVLIASKVIEKELNEQDQEKLINDYIQEVGEGR
- a CDS encoding F0F1 ATP synthase subunit delta, giving the protein MSKEIVAKRYALALFQLAKEQNILDEIGEELRVVKQVFTDNEQFLSVLHHPKVSVAKKKASLQEAFKSASSVVVNTLSLLVERHRLNIVVDVVNEFLSLSNDERGVADAKVFTVKPLSDVEKNTLSNVFATKVGKQSLNIENIVDHTLIGGIKIRIGNRIYDGSVSSKLERIERQLVGNRS
- the atpA gene encoding F0F1 ATP synthase subunit alpha, with the protein product MSIKAEEISSLLKKQIEDYQSEVEVNDVGTVIQVGDGIARVHGLDNAMAGELVEFSNGVMGMAQNLEENNVGIVILGPFRDIREGDEVRRTGRIMEVPVGEELIGRVVNPLGQPVDGLGPIESNKTRPIESPAPGVMDRKSVHEPLQTGIKAIDSLIPIGRGQRELIIGDRQTGKTAVAIDTILNQQDQDMICIYVAIGQKESTVRGVVETLRKHGALDYTIVVTASASQPAPLLFLAPYAGVTMGEEFMYNGKHVLVIYDDLTKQASAYRELSLLLRRPPGREAYPGDVFYLHSRLLERAAKLSDAKGGGSITALPFIETQAGDVSAYIPTNVISITDGQIFLQSDLFFSGVRPAVNAGLSVSRVGGSAQVKAMRKVSGTLRLDLASYRELEAFAQFGSDLDQATQAKLNRGARTVEVLKQGLHKPLKVEKQVAILYALTRGFLDNIPVADISRFEEEYFSWIEHNRNELFEHIRSTGNLPEEADFDAAIEDFKKTFAVSE